In the genome of Leptotrichia sp. HSP-536, the window ACTTGCTGGATTGTCGTTATCATTATCATTATTTTCGGAGGAAAAAACAAAAACAGACGATATAAACATAATTTACATAAAGAAGGAAATGATAAAAGCTGCTGATAGCGGAATAGATATAAACGTTTCAAAAGCAAGCGACAATACTTCTACTTCTACAGTAATGACAATAAAAGAAGAGGATTTGCAAAAATTCACACATTATCAAAATGGAATAGCTTCATATTACAGTAAAGGATTAGATGGAAGTAAAACTGCAAGTGGAGAAAGACATCATATGACTGAAATGGTCGCTGCCCACAAAACATTACCATTCGGAACTAAAGTTAAAGTTACAAATTTGAGCAATGGAAAAGAAGTTATTGTAAAAATTAACGATAGAGGACCTTTTGTGAAAGGACGTGTAATTGATTTAAGCTATGGAGCTTTTTCACAGATTGAAAGTCCAGGAAAAGGTATTACAAAAGTAAAACTTGAGGTTTTAAATGCTTCAAATTAATTAAAAAAACATAATTGTAAAATTTCAAAATCTAAAAATTAGACAGAAATGAAAGGTGGAAAAAATAGTGTTAAATGGTAAAATAGCATTAATTACAGGTGGTTCAAGAGGAATCGGGAAAGAAATCGCATTAAAATTTGCTGAAAATGGAGCTACAGTTATTTCAGGAGATTTAATTGATCCTGATTACAGCCACGAAAATATTTCACACGTAAAATTAAATGTTACAGACAGAGAAAATATAAAGGAAATTGCAAGTGAAATTAAGGAAAAATATGGAAGACTGGATATTCTTGTAAATAATGCAGGAATTACAAGAGATTCGTTGCTTCAAAGAATGAAGGAAGCAGACTGGGACTTGGTAATCGATATTAACTTAAAAGGTGTTTATAATGTGATGCA includes:
- a CDS encoding septal ring lytic transglycosylase RlpA family protein, which encodes MRKIITILAGLSLSLSLFSEEKTKTDDINIIYIKKEMIKAADSGIDINVSKASDNTSTSTVMTIKEEDLQKFTHYQNGIASYYSKGLDGSKTASGERHHMTEMVAAHKTLPFGTKVKVTNLSNGKEVIVKINDRGPFVKGRVIDLSYGAFSQIESPGKGITKVKLEVLNASN